TTGCCACCCATGCCAGAAAGCAGACAATCTAACCCCTCAACGCAAGCAATACAGACTACACAAACAAAACCTGTTGAACAAACGAATAACCCTACCCAGGCGGCTCCAATCTCTACAGCAGAGAATCGTTCTGAGCGACCTGAAAAGATACGCCCCAATACGAATACAGCATTAACGTCTAATTACGATAATGACCAAACCGCACTGTTACAATTTTTGCGTGGCGCAGGGTTAGATGAAGACCTGCTCACACACCCTGATATTAATAAACTCATGTTCAACTTTGGCGCGTTATTGAAACGCTACACAGGTGAGTTGATGAAACTAATGGGTGAAAGAAGTAGTTATAAAAACCAGTGTCGATTAGATATGACTTTGGTAGCCCCTGAGCACAATAACCCATTGAAATACTGTGTAAATGAAGTTCAGGCACTGCGTGAAATTATTATCTCTCCTCAGCGCGAGAATCTATCGGGTGGAGAGGCTATTGAGTCTGCTATGGAAGACATTCGAGATCACTTCTCCCGTGTAGAAAAAGGTTATCAAGGGACATTATCCTCATTGATCGACTTCTTGAGTATGACCAATGGCAAGGCGGACTCTTCGACCATAACCCCTAATAAAAAGCAGCCCACACAGAATTTATCTAATAAGCCTTGGCATTACCGTAAACGGATAAAACAGCTGCAACAAAAAACGGAACAGTTGAAAGACCCGGGGTACTACTCCGATGAGTTTTTCTCGCCACGCTTTGCCTATTTTTATCAAAACCCCGAACGTGCAGGCCTTCACCTGAATTCAGCTAAGGCTGAGGCAGAGAGTACCGATTAGGTTTGTGCTGGGAGTAGTATCGTGTGGCAAACCACTGAGTTTAATCACGGATTAATCGTTTTCAGGGTAATGGAGTAGGTAGACTAAATGGTCATGAACTTAAAACTTAAATTCCCAGTGTGGGCACTTGTGGGCATTATGTTATGTAGTGTGGTAAGTGGTTGTGCCAGTTGGGTTGAGTCTGATATCACGAAACTGGATATTCGTTTCACAGCATCAGGAGATTTAAACCCTGATATATCAGGTCGACCATCGCCATTGGTAGTACGCTTCTATGAGATAAAAGCCCCATCGATTTTTGAAAACGCTGATTTTTATAGTCTATATGATTACGGTAAAGAGACTCTTGGGCCTGATTTTGTCGCAATGGAAGAGATGACACTTAAACCTGGAGAGCAACTCGATATGAAATTGGCGCTTCAGAATGACACTAATTATATCGCCATTTTAGGTGCTTATCGCGATATCAATAGTGCAAATTGGAAGCGTGTATTCCCTGTTTCATTGAAGAACAAAAATAGAAAAAACATCGTATTTGCAGGCAGCAGCATAGACGTACTCGAGTAGATTAATTAAGGGTTTCGCCATGGATAAGGTGATCTGGAGCGAAGGCATGTTTCTTCGCCCTCAGCATTTTCAACAATTTGAACGATATATTGAAGATCAGGCGATTTCAAGAAATCGCTATGTAACCCCTTACTCTTGGGGTATTAAAAAGCTAGAAATTGATTCGTCGTTGCTGTCGCTGGGTAAGGTGGCCATAGTATATGCCGAGGGCATTTTCCCTGATGGCAGTTTGTTTAAGGTGACTTATGACCCAGCCTTTCCATTAGTCGTTCAAGTGACCAAAGGGCAAGAGAATCAACTAATCTATATGACGATTCCTCCGCAAATAAAAGGGGCAGTAGTAAGCGATGACCCCGAGCATAGTCAAGGCGTTCGTTATCGACAGAAACATCAGGATATTAGAGATAGTCATGGCATTAATAATGACCGAGTTTACCCCATCGCAACGGGGGACCTAAACGTACGGTTAGTTGCTGAAGATCAACTTGAAGACTCGTTTATCGCCCTGCCCATTGCGCAGGTAGGCTCTATTGGAGATGACGGTGGGCTAATACTAAACCCATTATTTAGTGCGCCAGCGATTGATATGTCTGTTTATAGTGAATGTCTTTCTAGTTTGGGTGACCTCATTCTATTGGTCCAAGAAAAAGCAAAACAGTTGGCTGCCACGATCGAAAGTGGAATGAGCA
This genomic window from Alkalimarinus sediminis contains:
- the tagH gene encoding type VI secretion system-associated FHA domain protein TagH, with protein sequence MDLLFRIEPIQSEGTSPQDSSLSNLSPDNRFSFSPLGGLIGRSSECDWVLTDPDRRLSGKHAAISFENNRYQITDLSTNGLFVNNHSKPLGKGSTHAIESGDRFLMGPFCIVASIANAVTRSDVDLTEMLTDADIQPSIESAPVTDEISFVEHEHLISSSETTLDDILDFPAPIQEQRNEADALPPMPESRQSNPSTQAIQTTQTKPVEQTNNPTQAAPISTAENRSERPEKIRPNTNTALTSNYDNDQTALLQFLRGAGLDEDLLTHPDINKLMFNFGALLKRYTGELMKLMGERSSYKNQCRLDMTLVAPEHNNPLKYCVNEVQALREIIISPQRENLSGGEAIESAMEDIRDHFSRVEKGYQGTLSSLIDFLSMTNGKADSSTITPNKKQPTQNLSNKPWHYRKRIKQLQQKTEQLKDPGYYSDEFFSPRFAYFYQNPERAGLHLNSAKAEAESTD
- the tssJ gene encoding type VI secretion system lipoprotein TssJ, with amino-acid sequence MNLKLKFPVWALVGIMLCSVVSGCASWVESDITKLDIRFTASGDLNPDISGRPSPLVVRFYEIKAPSIFENADFYSLYDYGKETLGPDFVAMEEMTLKPGEQLDMKLALQNDTNYIAILGAYRDINSANWKRVFPVSLKNKNRKNIVFAGSSIDVLE